In the genome of Microcoleus vaginatus PCC 9802, the window CGGCCTGTTCCCGCTGTTCCAGTATCCGAGGAGGTTCCTGTCGGCGTTGCAGGCAACTATTCAGAGCCGGAATGCCAAAATCCTGACCGATCCGACTCTGGTGGTTCAAGAAGGAGAAACGGCGAATGTGAATATTACTGATGAAGTGATTACTAACATCACGTCGCAAACGCAGAGTACCGGAAATACAAGTACCCAAACGGTGACGGCTGTCAAAGACAGGGCTGGTTTGCAGTTGGGGGTGGCGATCGATCGAATTGACGACAACGGTTTTGTCTCTCTGCGGGTAAACCCGATTATCAGGACACCCGGCAACACTCAAAACCTTTCCACTGGCCCGAATACCAATAGTATCACTCTGCTGGGCGAGCGATCGTTGCAATCGGGGCTAATTCGCCTGCGGGACGGTCAGACTTTGATTGTTTCGGGGATTATCCGCGACGAAGAACGGGTTACAGCGAACAAGATTCCGATTTTGGGAGATTTGCCGATTATCGGTTCGCTGTTCAGGAGCACCAGTAAGGCTAACCAGCGGGCGGAGTTGATTGTATTGCTGACACCGCAGATTTTGGATGATAGCGATCGATCGAATTTTGGCTACCAAAACAGCATCAGTCCCGACGCGCGCCAACTGTTGCAGCGCAGTCAGCCAGTCCAGCCGAGACAGTAGGAAGTAAGGAAAAATTCCTTGCTGTCAACTTTCCACGCTCTTTACTCTGAGTCCGACAGTCCGACAGGAGTTGAAACCCCTGCCTCACAGCTAAAGTCCTCTAAAAGAGAACTAAAAATTAGTATTTGAGTCGGTTAAAACCGACTTCAGCTATGAGACAGGGACTTCCGTCCCTGGCGGGTTTCGGGAGAATGAAACAGCCCTGCCCCACGGGGGAAAGAAAGAAGGAAGAAGGAAAAAATTTTTCCTTTAGCCCTTGACAAATTACATTTTATTCCTTCAATTTCTCCTTTTTGTTTGCTCGCAAATCCACCGAGGCGAGAAATCTTCTTTCCAAGGTGGTATTTTTTTACCTAAATTTTGGGATTAATTAAAAAAATTGTCCAAATCCATATAAATTAAAGGTTCCACCGATCCATAACGGTCGGCAAGACTTTAGAATAATGCAGTGAAAATTAGATGCTGTGGGGTTTTCAGCAATTAGAAACAAAAATTCCTTTTCTGACCAATTACCCTAGGGTAATTGGTATTCAGCAGGAGTTGTGATTCGGGGAAGCGGACGGGAGCAATCGGGAACCACCCAAACCTCCCAAGCCACGCCTCAATCCAGTTGATAACTCACGGCTAATAGTTGAACTAACTCTGTTTAACGTAATTTTGCAAATCCAGAAGGAGTTCGCAATGAACAAAGGTGAATTGGTTGATGCAGTCGCGGAAAAGGCTAGCGTGACGAAAAAACAGGCAGATGCTGTTTTGAGTGCCGCCCTTGAAGCAATCATGGAAGCTGTCTCCGATGGCGACAAAGTGACGCTGGTCGGTTTTGGCTCATTTGAGTCGCGGGAACGCAAAGCCCGCGAGGGTCGCAATCCCAAAACTGGCGACAAGATGGAAATCCCGGCAACCAGAGTTCCTGCATTTTCCGCAGGGAAGTTGTTTAAGGACAGAGTTGCACCGCCGAAAAACGCGGAATAGCTGGCGCACTGAGTCTTGATTAGACCTGTACACGGTGGGAATTTAGCTTGGGCAGCCGCACTGGCAGGCTGCCCTGCCTCTGCTATTCTCGATTTTTCGGCGAGTATCAGTCCTTTGGGCCCTCCTGAGTCGGCCCTGGATGCGATTCAAGCACACTTGAGCAGTCTGACGGCTTACCCTGATCCGGATTATGGGGAGCTCAGGACTGCTTTGGGTGAGGCTTTGAATGTTGACCGGGATTGGATTTTGCCGGGGAATGGTTCGGCGGAATTGTTGACTTGGGCGGCTTGGGATTTGTCGAAGCTGGAGGCGACTTATTTGGTGACTCCGGCTTTTGGCGATTACTCGCGGGCTCTTTCGGCTTTCGGCGCGCAGGTGCTGAAATGCCCTTTGGAACTGCAATCGTTGGACGCGGAGGCTGGAAGCCGGTTAGTAACGGATGATTTGTCGGTTTCTAACCGTTCCCTTGTCTCCCCTTCTCTCTGTCTCCCAGTTCCTCTTGCTATCGATGCCAATCGACGAGGTTTACTCCTGAACAACCCGCACAATCCTACGGGTTTGCTGTTTGCTAGGGAGGCGATTTTGCCTTATTTGAAGCAGTTAGGTATGGTGGTGGTGGATGAGGCCTTTATGGACTTTCTACCGCCTTCTGAGCAGGAAACTTTGATCGATGATGTTGAGGAGTTTCCGAATTTGGTGATTTTACGATCGCTCACTAAATTCTATTCTCTGCCGGGACTGCGCTTGGGCTGTGCGATCGCCCATCCCGATATTCTGCGTCGCTGGCAGCAGCAGCGCGATCCTTGGCCTGTGAATGCTTTGGCTGCTGCTGCTGCTGCTGCTGTGGTGCGAGATGCGGCTTTTGAGCGGCAAACCTGGGATTGGCTGCCAGTTGCTCGCCGAGAGCTATTTGAGGGTTTGGCTAATTTACCGGGTTTGCAGCCTTTTGCAGGAGCGGCTAATTTCTTGTTGGTTGAGTCGTCGATGTCGGTTTCTTCTATTCAAAAAAGTCTGTTGGAACGACACCGAATTTTGATTCGGGATTGTTTAAGTTTTCCTGAGTTGGGCGATCGATTTTTTCGGGTGGCTGTGCGCTCAAGGCCGGACAATCTGCGGCTGATTGCTGGACTTGCC includes:
- a CDS encoding HU family DNA-binding protein; its protein translation is MNKGELVDAVAEKASVTKKQADAVLSAALEAIMEAVSDGDKVTLVGFGSFESRERKAREGRNPKTGDKMEIPATRVPAFSAGKLFKDRVAPPKNAE
- a CDS encoding threonine-phosphate decarboxylase, producing the protein MIRPVHGGNLAWAAALAGCPASAILDFSASISPLGPPESALDAIQAHLSSLTAYPDPDYGELRTALGEALNVDRDWILPGNGSAELLTWAAWDLSKLEATYLVTPAFGDYSRALSAFGAQVLKCPLELQSLDAEAGSRLVTDDLSVSNRSLVSPSLCLPVPLAIDANRRGLLLNNPHNPTGLLFAREAILPYLKQLGMVVVDEAFMDFLPPSEQETLIDDVEEFPNLVILRSLTKFYSLPGLRLGCAIAHPDILRRWQQQRDPWPVNALAAAAAAAVVRDAAFERQTWDWLPVARRELFEGLANLPGLQPFAGAANFLLVESSMSVSSIQKSLLERHRILIRDCLSFPELGDRFFRVAVRSRPDNLRLIAGLAEVIH